In Dermochelys coriacea isolate rDerCor1 chromosome 10, rDerCor1.pri.v4, whole genome shotgun sequence, one DNA window encodes the following:
- the MAFK gene encoding transcription factor MafK isoform X1 encodes MAGSVYLKILHRADEELTGSWRLNSPLALRIAISDQFCPGDCAQVMTTNPKPNKALKVKEESGENAPVLSDDELVSMSVRELNQHLRGLTKEEVIRLKQRRRTLKNRGYAASCRIKRVTQKEELERQRVELQQEVEKLARENSSMKLELDALRSKYEALQTFARTVARGPITPTKVATTSVITIVKSAEISSSSVPFSAAS; translated from the exons ATGGCTGGATCTGTATATCTCAAAATCCTCCACAGGGCAGATGAAGAACTGACTGGCTcgtggagactgaactcccctctaGCCCTTAGAA TTGCAATTTCTGACCAGTTCTGTCCAGGAGACTGTGCCCAGGTTATGACGACTAATCCCAAACCGAACAAGGCATTAAAG GTCAAGGAGGAGTCGGGAGAGAACGCCCCAGTGCTGAGTGACGATGAACTCGTGTCAATGTCTGTCCGGGAGCTGAACCAGCACCTGCGGGGTCTCACGAAGGAAGAGGTCATCCGCCTGAAGCAGCGGAGGCGCACACTCAAGAACCGGGGCTATGCTGCTAGCTGCCGCATCAAGCGTGTGACACagaaggaggagctggagaggcAGCGGGTTGAGCTGCAGCAAGAGGTGGAGAAGCTGGCCCGAGAAAACAGCAGCATGAAGCTGGAGCTGGACGCCCTGCGCTCCAAGTACGAGGCGTTGCAGACCTTTGCTCGTACCGTTGCACGGGGGCCTATTACCCCGACCAAAGTCGCCACCACTAGTGTCAT